The genomic region ATGCTTGGCCACACCTGCCCGTCGCTCTACGATCTGCGCAACCTGTTCCAGGTCAACGTCGAGGAGGGACGGCATCTCTGGGCCATGGTCTATCTGCTGCACGCCTATTTCGGACGCGATGGCCGCGAGGAGGCCGAGCAGCTCCTGGAGCGGCATTCCGGCGACAGCGACAAGCCGCGCATCCTCAACACCTTCAACGAGCCGATCGACGATTGGTTGAGCTTCTTCATGTTCACCTATTTCACCGACCGCGACGGCAAGTACCAGCTGAAGAGCCTGGCCGAGAGCGGCTTCGATCCGTTGTCCAGGACCTGCCGGTTCATGCTGACCGAGGAGGCCTATCACATGTCGGTCGGCTTGACCGGCATCCTGCGCATCGTCCAGCGGACGGTCGAGGTGATGAAGGAGCTCGGCACCGATGACCCCGCACGCATTCGCGATGCCGGTGCCATCGACCTTGCGACCTTGCAGCGCTACATGAACTTCTGGTTCAGCTCGTCGCTCGATCTCTTTGGCGCGGAAGTTTCGAGCAATGCCGCGACCACCTTCGCCAACGGCATCAAGGGGCGGGCGGACGAGGCGAGCTACGCCGATCACGATGCCTCGAAGGAGAGCTTCCGGCTGGAGCAACCCACTGCCGATGGGCGCATCGGCGAGGAGGACGTCCCCATGCGCAGCGCGCTTAACGAGGTGTTGCGCCGGGCCTATGTGGGGGATTGCGGCGTCGGCGTCCGGCGCTGGAACCGGATCGTCCGCAAGGGCGGCTTCGAAACGGAACTCCGCCTGCCGAGCCCGCGCTTCAATCGCACCATCGGCGTCTGGGCGGGACAAAGCTACGGTCCCGACGGAGCCAGGTTGGAGTTCGATGCGTTCGCCCGTCAGCGCGCGGGCTGGCTGCCGTCGGATGCCGACCGCGGTTTCGTCAAGGCGCTGATGCGTCAAGTGCGCGAGCCCGGGAAGATCGCCGGCTGGATCGCGCCGCCCGAGCGCGGCATCAATAACCTTCCCGTTGAGTACGCGTACGTCACGCTTTCCTAGCGCCGGGCAGTCTGCCTTCCTCAACCGAATGCTGGAAGCCGAGCGTGCCGGGG from Pseudomonadota bacterium harbors:
- the boxB gene encoding benzoyl-CoA 2,3-epoxidase subunit BoxB encodes the protein MSINYGERIPNNVGLGDDRVLQRALEHWQPKFLDWWRALGPVDFQSADVFLRTAIGVDQQGWASYGTVKMPDYRWGIFLAEPGPDRRIGFGDLLGQPVWQQVPGEHRSTLRRLIVTQGDTEPASVEQQRMLGHTCPSLYDLRNLFQVNVEEGRHLWAMVYLLHAYFGRDGREEAEQLLERHSGDSDKPRILNTFNEPIDDWLSFFMFTYFTDRDGKYQLKSLAESGFDPLSRTCRFMLTEEAYHMSVGLTGILRIVQRTVEVMKELGTDDPARIRDAGAIDLATLQRYMNFWFSSSLDLFGAEVSSNAATTFANGIKGRADEASYADHDASKESFRLEQPTADGRIGEEDVPMRSALNEVLRRAYVGDCGVGVRRWNRIVRKGGFETELRLPSPRFNRTIGVWAGQSYGPDGARLEFDAFARQRAGWLPSDADRGFVKALMRQVREPGKIAGWIAPPERGINNLPVEYAYVTLS